A window of the Kiloniellales bacterium genome harbors these coding sequences:
- a CDS encoding ribonucleoside-diphosphate reductase subunit alpha — protein sequence MGPFAEPLDEALRAAEALAAGADLLDRADALHREEIRDTFQNERGVRVRLDRSRDDKLTAFGKATLADRYLLPGESYQDLFARVAAHFADDTAHAQRLYDYISNLWFMPATPVLSNGGTARGLPISCFLNEAGDSLDGIVGLWNENVWLAARGGGIGSYWGNLRSIGEKVGLNGKTSGVIPFIRVMDSLTLAISQGSLRRGSAAVYLPVSHPEVEEFVELRRPTGGDPNRKALNLHHGVVIPDDFMRAVESDGDWKLTSPKDGSIVKTIKARALWIRILTSRIETGEPYLIYGDHVNRAIPEHQKLAGLSVKMSNLCSEITLPTGPDQHGEERTAVCCLSSLNLETFFEWRDEPHFIEDVMRFLDNVLEDFIGKAPDSMARARYSAARERSVGLGVMGFHSFLQAGGLPLESAMAKAWNRNIFKHVREAADAASRKLAAERGACPDAADFGIAERFSNKMAVAPTASISIICGGASPGIEPVAANSFTHKTLSGSFNVRNKYLKRLLAEKGRDDEETWSSITVNEGSVQHLDFLSDEEKAVFKTAFEIDQRWIIELAGDRSPMICQSQSLNLFLPADVHKRDLHQLHFQAWKKGVKSLYYCRSKSIQRAESGAAAAAGPGVRAVPLVGRVNGADRPSETEPEDGKIDYEECLACQ from the coding sequence ATGGGACCGTTTGCCGAACCGCTCGACGAGGCCCTGCGCGCGGCCGAAGCCCTGGCCGCCGGCGCCGATCTGCTGGACCGCGCGGACGCCCTGCATCGCGAGGAGATCCGCGACACCTTCCAGAACGAGCGCGGGGTGCGCGTCCGTCTCGACCGCAGCCGCGACGACAAGCTGACCGCCTTCGGCAAGGCGACCCTGGCCGACCGCTACCTGCTTCCCGGCGAGTCCTACCAGGACCTCTTCGCCAGGGTCGCGGCCCACTTCGCCGACGACACGGCCCATGCCCAGCGGCTCTACGACTACATTTCCAATCTCTGGTTTATGCCGGCGACGCCCGTGCTGTCGAACGGCGGCACTGCGCGCGGCCTGCCGATATCCTGCTTCCTCAACGAGGCGGGCGATTCCCTGGACGGGATCGTCGGTCTGTGGAACGAGAACGTCTGGCTGGCGGCCCGCGGTGGCGGAATCGGCAGCTATTGGGGCAACCTGCGCTCGATCGGCGAGAAGGTCGGCCTGAACGGCAAGACCTCCGGCGTGATCCCCTTCATCCGCGTGATGGATTCCCTCACCCTGGCGATCAGCCAGGGTTCCCTACGGCGTGGCTCGGCGGCCGTATACCTCCCTGTGTCCCATCCCGAAGTAGAAGAGTTCGTCGAGCTACGCCGCCCAACCGGCGGCGACCCCAACCGCAAGGCGCTCAACCTGCACCATGGCGTGGTCATTCCCGACGACTTCATGCGCGCGGTCGAGAGCGACGGCGATTGGAAACTGACCAGCCCGAAGGACGGCAGCATCGTCAAGACGATCAAGGCCCGGGCGCTGTGGATCCGCATCCTCACGTCGCGGATCGAGACCGGCGAGCCCTACCTGATCTACGGCGATCACGTGAACCGGGCGATCCCGGAGCACCAGAAGCTGGCCGGCCTCAGCGTCAAGATGTCGAATCTCTGCAGCGAGATCACGCTGCCGACCGGGCCGGACCAGCACGGCGAGGAGCGCACCGCCGTGTGCTGCCTCTCCTCCCTCAACCTCGAGACCTTTTTCGAGTGGCGCGACGAGCCGCATTTCATCGAGGACGTGATGCGCTTTCTCGACAACGTGCTCGAGGACTTCATCGGCAAGGCGCCAGACTCCATGGCGCGGGCACGTTATTCGGCCGCGCGCGAACGCTCGGTCGGCCTCGGCGTCATGGGGTTCCATTCCTTCCTGCAGGCGGGCGGCCTGCCGCTCGAAAGCGCCATGGCCAAGGCCTGGAACCGCAACATCTTCAAGCACGTTCGCGAAGCCGCCGACGCCGCCTCGCGCAAGCTGGCAGCCGAGCGCGGCGCCTGCCCCGACGCGGCCGACTTCGGCATCGCCGAGCGCTTCTCGAACAAGATGGCCGTGGCGCCGACGGCCTCGATCTCGATCATCTGCGGCGGCGCCTCGCCGGGGATCGAGCCGGTGGCGGCGAACTCCTTCACCCACAAGACCCTGTCCGGCTCGTTCAACGTGCGGAACAAGTACCTGAAGCGGCTGCTGGCGGAGAAGGGCCGCGACGACGAGGAGACCTGGTCCTCGATCACGGTCAACGAGGGCTCGGTCCAGCACCTCGACTTTCTGAGCGACGAGGAGAAGGCCGTCTTCAAGACCGCCTTCGAGATCGACCAGCGCTGGATCATCGAACTGGCCGGCGACCGCTCCCCGATGATCTGCCAATCCCAGTCCCTCAACCTCTTCCTGCCGGCCGACGTGCACAAGCGCGACCTGCATCAGCTCCACTTCCAGGCCTGGAAGAAGGGGGTCAAGAGCCTCTACTACTGCCGGTCCAAGTCGATCCAGCGCGCCGAATCGGGCGCCGCGGCGGCCGCCGGACCGGGCGTGCGGGCCGTGCCCCTGGTCGGCCGGGTCAACGGCGCTGACCGGCCTTCGGAGACCGAGCCGGAAGACGGAAAAATCGACTACGAGGAATGCCTCGCCTGTCAGTAG
- a CDS encoding diguanylate cyclase, with translation MSAKPPIPEDEARRLEVLKAYEILDTAPEQAFDRLTTLAAQICEAPIALVSLVDRDRQWFKSRFGLDAPETPRDLAFCAHAILENDVLVVPDATRDERFKENPLVTGPPHIRSYAGAPLIARDGVKLGTLCVIHDEVVHLTPRQIEQLESLAAIAVDEIELRLALREITTARAELMAMAEERERLYRENERDRRFIETLIDTVPIPIFSRDDQQRVSLANPAYAAFLGLPTEGILGKHLGELYDQPAVVEILEEDRHLMTNPQGHQTFERQFPCRSTNKCRETVVHKALIRAPDGSVQGIVGAIVDMTDQKALQAKLQNLATTDPLTGAANRHAFMERVEREVRRSRRYGHPLSLIMIDIDNFKTINDTHGHCVGDRVLKVMCDVCHETIRDSVDILSRWGGEEFLVLAPETDAGGASALAERLRQRIADEQIIMEGGVLSFTASFGVATADACCEEQGLKDLLEQADKCLYASKSQGRNRVTAAACAEAGDWKFSPGTSPCQANIA, from the coding sequence ATGTCGGCGAAGCCCCCCATACCCGAAGACGAGGCGCGACGACTCGAGGTTCTCAAAGCCTACGAGATCCTCGACACCGCGCCGGAACAAGCCTTCGACCGGCTCACCACCCTCGCGGCCCAGATCTGCGAGGCGCCCATCGCCCTGGTGTCTCTGGTCGACCGGGACCGACAGTGGTTCAAGTCCCGCTTCGGCCTGGATGCTCCTGAAACCCCTCGGGACCTGGCCTTCTGCGCTCATGCGATTCTCGAGAACGACGTGCTTGTGGTTCCCGACGCGACCCGCGACGAGAGGTTCAAGGAGAACCCGCTGGTAACCGGACCGCCGCACATTCGCAGCTATGCGGGCGCCCCGCTGATCGCCAGGGATGGGGTCAAGCTGGGGACGCTCTGCGTGATCCACGACGAGGTGGTGCACCTGACCCCCCGGCAGATCGAGCAGCTGGAGAGCCTCGCCGCCATCGCCGTCGACGAGATCGAGCTGCGCCTGGCACTGCGCGAAATCACGACGGCGCGCGCCGAGCTGATGGCCATGGCCGAGGAACGAGAGCGGCTCTATCGCGAGAACGAGCGCGACCGCCGCTTCATCGAGACGCTGATCGACACGGTGCCAATCCCGATCTTCTCGCGCGACGACCAGCAGAGGGTGAGCCTCGCCAACCCGGCCTATGCCGCCTTCCTGGGGCTGCCGACGGAGGGCATCCTCGGCAAGCACCTCGGCGAGCTCTACGACCAGCCCGCGGTGGTGGAGATCCTCGAAGAGGACCGGCATTTGATGACCAATCCCCAGGGGCACCAAACATTCGAGAGACAGTTTCCGTGCCGAAGCACGAACAAGTGCCGCGAAACCGTGGTCCACAAGGCGCTGATTCGCGCGCCCGACGGCTCGGTCCAGGGCATCGTCGGCGCGATCGTCGACATGACCGATCAGAAGGCGCTGCAGGCCAAACTGCAGAACCTGGCGACGACGGACCCGCTGACCGGCGCCGCCAACCGCCACGCCTTCATGGAGCGAGTCGAGCGCGAAGTGCGGCGTAGCCGCCGCTACGGACATCCCCTGTCGCTGATCATGATCGATATCGATAACTTCAAGACGATCAACGACACCCACGGACACTGCGTGGGCGACCGGGTCCTTAAGGTCATGTGCGACGTCTGCCACGAGACGATCCGGGACTCGGTCGACATCTTGTCGAGGTGGGGCGGCGAGGAGTTTCTCGTCCTGGCCCCCGAGACCGACGCCGGCGGCGCGAGCGCCTTGGCCGAACGCCTGCGCCAACGGATCGCGGATGAGCAGATCATAATGGAAGGCGGCGTGCTTTCCTTCACCGCCAGTTTCGGCGTCGCGACCGCCGATGCCTGCTGCGAAGAGCAGGGTCTAAAGGACCTGCTCGAGCAGGCGGACAAGTGCCTCTACGCCTCCAAGTCGCAGGGGCGGAACCGGGTCACGGCGGCAGCCTGTGCCGAGGCCGGCGATTGGAAGTTCTCACCGGGAACGTCTCCCTGCCAGGCGAACATCGCGTAA
- a CDS encoding PrsW family glutamic-type intramembrane protease, with amino-acid sequence MNLAIPFAAVIPGLLLLLYFNARQDYHLSTEIVWSSVLLGAAVSILAIMLELPLDALIRSIAPAIEQAVTRAFLGTALPEEACKFLIVYWIAIRHEDYERPADALVLAVAVALGFATFENLLYLLKSDDWTRTAVARAMTAVPSHVTNAMLMGYFLGLAHLAPARASLYRALALLVPTVNHGFYDLPLFLIDAMKQAGTDVNSPEMTPFVLAFAAIIGIGSILALFCWFDLLRRDARDQATSPHAYLIRQPPEAIRRIEAGLWILVGSGLALASLTFAILGFYAPAATAPNWSQFYPQYFILASAVLPTVFGIAMTAHGVQRARHMRTANP; translated from the coding sequence GTGAACCTCGCCATACCCTTCGCCGCCGTGATCCCGGGCCTGCTCCTTCTGCTCTATTTCAATGCCCGGCAGGACTATCACCTGAGCACCGAGATCGTCTGGAGTTCGGTGCTTCTCGGCGCCGCGGTCTCGATCCTGGCGATCATGCTGGAGTTGCCGCTCGACGCCCTGATCAGGAGCATAGCCCCGGCCATCGAGCAGGCGGTCACGCGCGCCTTTCTGGGCACCGCCCTGCCCGAGGAAGCCTGCAAGTTCCTGATCGTCTACTGGATCGCGATCAGGCACGAAGACTACGAACGGCCGGCCGACGCGCTGGTGCTGGCGGTCGCCGTGGCGCTCGGCTTCGCCACCTTCGAGAACCTGCTCTACCTCCTGAAGTCGGACGACTGGACCCGAACGGCCGTGGCCAGGGCCATGACCGCCGTGCCGTCCCACGTGACCAACGCCATGTTGATGGGCTACTTCCTGGGCCTGGCCCACCTGGCGCCGGCGCGCGCCAGCCTCTATCGGGCTCTGGCGCTCCTGGTGCCGACCGTGAACCACGGCTTCTATGACCTGCCGCTGTTCCTGATCGACGCCATGAAGCAGGCCGGGACCGACGTCAACAGCCCGGAAATGACGCCCTTCGTCCTGGCCTTCGCCGCGATTATCGGGATCGGCAGCATCTTGGCTCTGTTCTGCTGGTTCGATCTGCTCCGGCGCGACGCCCGGGACCAGGCGACCAGCCCCCATGCCTACCTGATCCGGCAACCCCCCGAAGCGATTCGCCGGATCGAGGCGGGGCTTTGGATTCTCGTCGGCAGTGGACTCGCCCTGGCCAGCCTGACCTTCGCGATCCTCGGCTTCTACGCGCCGGCCGCGACCGCCCCCAACTGGTCGCAGTTCTACCCTCAGTACTTCATCCTGGCCTCCGCGGTCCTGCCCACCGTGTTCGGGATCGCCATGACGGCCCACGGCGTGCAGCGTGCCCGCCACATGCGGACCGCGAATCCCTAG
- a CDS encoding DUF2628 domain-containing protein, with protein sequence MSQAPSPAGKTVRRTFGGEDLQLYLGPNGQPYVTYWERLRSSGYPYVWSWTWWGALFPVPWLFYRKLWAVGAALILLSVLIDSMIDFGFNITLVLGLVIGLTGKALVVERAETKTRDINDLGLVSQDSIDRLRRAGGVSKPGAIIGAAMMLATLGLIAYENFPNRLPQCQAATIREVVIGISLENAEAIGLPAGALILDQPRQVRSSGNGASRFCQAHLRRGGASVAIEYDILWYDRSAGRYVVDVRLRADPAE encoded by the coding sequence ATGTCCCAAGCACCCTCGCCCGCCGGCAAGACCGTGCGCCGAACCTTCGGCGGGGAAGACCTCCAGCTCTATCTCGGGCCGAACGGCCAGCCCTACGTTACCTACTGGGAACGCCTGAGGAGCAGCGGCTACCCCTACGTCTGGTCCTGGACCTGGTGGGGTGCGCTCTTTCCGGTTCCCTGGCTGTTCTACCGCAAGCTCTGGGCGGTCGGCGCGGCGCTCATCCTGCTGTCGGTCCTGATCGACTCGATGATCGACTTCGGGTTCAACATCACCCTCGTGCTCGGCCTGGTGATCGGTCTGACCGGCAAGGCCCTGGTGGTCGAGCGGGCCGAAACCAAGACCCGCGACATCAACGACCTGGGGCTGGTTTCTCAGGACTCGATCGACCGCCTGCGCCGCGCCGGCGGCGTCTCCAAGCCCGGCGCCATAATTGGCGCGGCCATGATGCTCGCCACCCTGGGCCTGATCGCCTACGAGAACTTCCCGAACCGCCTGCCCCAGTGCCAGGCCGCGACGATCCGCGAGGTCGTGATCGGCATCAGCTTGGAGAACGCGGAGGCCATCGGCCTTCCGGCGGGCGCCCTGATCCTCGATCAGCCGCGCCAGGTCCGCTCATCCGGCAACGGCGCCAGCCGCTTCTGCCAGGCGCACCTGCGGCGCGGCGGCGCGAGCGTCGCGATCGAATACGACATCCTGTGGTACGACCGGAGCGCCGGGCGCTACGTCGTCGACGTTCGCCTGCGGGCGGATCCGGCGGAATGA
- a CDS encoding peptidoglycan-binding protein, giving the protein MLSELQKKTAMAVVNIFETGQVLGDYGKVTLLPGDPGHLTYGRSQTTLASGNLYLLVKAYSEAPDAALATELSPYLERLADGDLTLDHDSVLRDLLERAGDDPVMRTVQDGFFDRVYWEPTLKSADFIGVESALGTSVVYDSRIHGSWHSLRDRTSERHGPLREIGERNWIGHYLGIRRDWLANHSITILNRTVYRMDALNGLIADGNWALELPISVRGHRLDESILSVEPPIRVSAEVAEMRLLRLRRTHLQGADVAALQGKLADADPGLDIEVDGEFGPGTEMAVKTFQERHGLTADGIVGPATRAVLEF; this is encoded by the coding sequence ATGCTGAGCGAGCTGCAGAAGAAGACCGCCATGGCGGTCGTCAACATCTTCGAGACCGGGCAGGTCCTTGGCGACTACGGCAAGGTGACGCTCCTGCCGGGCGATCCGGGGCACCTGACCTACGGGCGCTCGCAGACCACGCTGGCGAGCGGCAACCTCTACCTGCTGGTCAAGGCCTATAGCGAAGCGCCCGACGCCGCGCTCGCGACGGAGCTGTCACCCTATCTCGAGCGCCTGGCGGACGGCGACCTGACGCTGGATCACGATTCGGTCTTGCGCGACCTCCTGGAACGCGCCGGCGACGATCCGGTCATGCGCACGGTCCAGGACGGCTTCTTCGACCGGGTCTATTGGGAACCGACGCTGAAATCAGCCGACTTTATCGGCGTCGAGTCTGCGCTGGGCACGTCCGTCGTCTACGACAGCCGGATTCACGGCTCGTGGCACAGTTTGCGCGATCGGACCAGCGAGCGGCACGGCCCGCTGCGGGAGATCGGCGAGCGGAACTGGATCGGGCACTACCTCGGCATCCGGCGTGACTGGCTCGCCAATCACTCGATCACGATCCTGAACCGGACGGTCTACCGGATGGACGCCCTGAACGGACTGATCGCCGATGGGAACTGGGCACTCGAACTGCCGATCTCCGTGCGCGGTCACCGGCTGGACGAGTCGATCCTTTCCGTCGAACCGCCGATCCGCGTCTCGGCCGAGGTGGCCGAAATGCGCTTGCTGCGCTTGAGGCGGACCCACCTCCAGGGTGCCGACGTCGCGGCGCTTCAAGGCAAGCTGGCCGACGCGGATCCCGGACTCGACATCGAGGTCGACGGTGAGTTCGGGCCCGGCACGGAGATGGCCGTGAAGACGTTCCAGGAGCGCCACGGCCTGACGGCGGACGGCATCGTCGGCCCGGCGACCCGAGCCGTCCTGGAGTTCTGA
- a CDS encoding ribonucleotide-diphosphate reductase subunit beta: MSLLDANPVYKPFRYPWAYDAWLTQQRLHWLPEEVPLADDVKDWSRKLTDGERNLLTQIFRFFTQSDVEVNNCYMKHYAQVFQPTEVQMMLAAFSNMETVHIAAYSHLLDTIGMPEAEYSAFLRYKAMKDKYDYLQTFGTETKADIARTLAVFGAFTEGLQLFASFAILLNFPRFNKMKGMGQIVSWSVRDETLHTQSIIRLFRTFIGEHPEIWTPELEHELYKACEIIVTHEDAFVDLAFELGAVEGLSAADVKAYLRYIADRRLGQIGLQPIYRVERNPLPWLDAILNGVEHTNFFENRATEYSKAATRGSWDEAFD, from the coding sequence ATGTCCCTGTTGGACGCCAACCCGGTCTACAAGCCGTTCCGCTATCCCTGGGCCTACGACGCCTGGCTGACCCAGCAGCGGCTCCACTGGCTGCCCGAGGAGGTGCCGCTCGCCGACGACGTGAAGGACTGGAGCCGCAAGCTCACCGACGGTGAACGCAACCTCCTGACCCAGATCTTCCGCTTCTTCACCCAGTCGGACGTGGAAGTGAACAACTGCTACATGAAGCACTACGCGCAGGTGTTCCAGCCTACCGAGGTGCAGATGATGCTGGCGGCCTTCTCCAACATGGAGACGGTGCATATTGCCGCCTATTCGCACCTGCTCGACACGATCGGCATGCCCGAGGCCGAGTATTCCGCCTTCCTGCGCTACAAGGCGATGAAGGACAAGTACGATTATCTGCAGACCTTCGGCACCGAGACCAAGGCCGACATCGCCAGGACGCTGGCCGTCTTCGGCGCCTTCACCGAGGGCCTGCAACTCTTCGCCAGCTTCGCGATCCTGCTCAACTTCCCGCGCTTCAACAAGATGAAGGGCATGGGGCAGATCGTCTCCTGGTCGGTGCGCGACGAGACCCTGCACACCCAGTCGATCATTCGCCTGTTCCGCACCTTCATCGGCGAGCACCCGGAGATCTGGACCCCCGAGCTGGAGCACGAGCTCTACAAGGCCTGCGAGATCATCGTCACCCACGAGGACGCCTTCGTCGACCTCGCCTTCGAACTGGGCGCTGTCGAGGGGCTCTCGGCGGCCGACGTCAAGGCCTACCTGCGCTACATCGCCGACCGCCGGCTCGGTCAGATCGGCCTGCAACCGATCTACCGGGTCGAGCGCAACCCCCTGCCCTGGCTCGACGCGATCCTCAACGGCGTCGAGCACACCAATTTCTTCGAGAACCGGGCCACCGAGTACTCGAAGGCGGCGACCCGGGGAAGCTGGGACGAGGCCTTCGACTGA
- a CDS encoding MFS transporter, with amino-acid sequence MRKTIRSIASLLLSYGLLLLANGLFGTLLGLRSKLEGFSTETIGLVMAGYFFGLLLGAFYAVRVVAAVGHIRSFAAFASIMSVAVLAHLLKIDPFTWLALRIVAGFCMAGMVMVTESWINERCSNKNRGRVLSLYMVTNYLGSGLGQFLLTVASPAEFQLFVIASIIFSIALVPILLTQATSPKPVSPQRMRFRHLLAVSPVGVVGTVAAGLNNASLHGLGPIYAADSGLSVAEVSAFMACLILGGMALQFPIGRLSDRLDRRSVLMVVVLAASVCALGIIWATEDASWPMYLLAFVYGGFAFTLYPLSTAQVNDRAAPDQLVQVAAGLLVAYGIGSIIGPIAASQMMGRTGPQGLFLFIIMVAVALVLFTILRMVVRQRSAALKAPFLPLGSVGIPGKQLYLAALNSLLGKKEG; translated from the coding sequence ATGCGGAAGACGATCCGGTCCATCGCCTCCTTGCTCCTGAGCTATGGCCTGCTGCTGCTGGCCAATGGCTTGTTCGGGACGCTGCTCGGCCTTCGCAGCAAGTTGGAGGGCTTCTCGACCGAGACGATCGGCCTCGTCATGGCCGGCTATTTCTTCGGATTGCTGCTGGGCGCATTCTACGCCGTCCGGGTTGTGGCCGCGGTCGGGCATATCAGGTCGTTCGCCGCCTTCGCGTCCATCATGTCGGTCGCCGTCCTGGCGCATCTGCTCAAGATCGATCCCTTCACCTGGCTCGCCCTGCGGATCGTCGCCGGCTTTTGCATGGCCGGCATGGTCATGGTGACGGAGAGTTGGATCAACGAGCGCTGCAGCAACAAGAACCGCGGCCGCGTCTTGTCGCTCTACATGGTGACCAACTACCTGGGCTCGGGGCTCGGGCAGTTCCTTCTGACCGTGGCCAGCCCGGCGGAATTCCAACTCTTCGTGATCGCATCGATCATCTTTTCCATTGCCCTGGTGCCGATCCTCTTGACCCAGGCCACCAGCCCCAAGCCGGTTTCGCCCCAGCGCATGCGCTTCCGGCACCTCTTGGCCGTCTCCCCGGTCGGCGTGGTCGGGACCGTCGCTGCCGGGCTGAACAACGCGTCCCTGCACGGCCTGGGGCCCATCTACGCAGCGGACAGCGGTCTTTCCGTCGCCGAGGTTTCGGCCTTCATGGCGTGCCTCATCCTGGGCGGCATGGCTCTCCAGTTCCCCATCGGGCGGCTGTCCGACCGCCTGGACCGGCGTTCCGTTCTTATGGTTGTCGTTCTGGCGGCGTCGGTCTGCGCGCTCGGCATCATCTGGGCGACCGAGGACGCGAGCTGGCCGATGTACCTGCTGGCTTTCGTCTACGGAGGCTTCGCCTTCACGCTCTATCCCCTGTCGACCGCCCAGGTGAACGACCGGGCAGCGCCCGATCAACTTGTCCAGGTGGCCGCCGGACTCTTGGTCGCCTACGGCATCGGGTCCATCATCGGGCCGATCGCCGCGTCCCAGATGATGGGCCGGACCGGGCCGCAGGGGCTTTTTCTATTCATCATCATGGTTGCCGTTGCTCTGGTCCTCTTCACCATACTGCGCATGGTCGTGCGGCAGAGGAGTGCCGCTCTCAAGGCGCCGTTCCTGCCCTTGGGCAGCGTCGGCATTCCTGGCAAGCAGCTCTACCTGGCGGCGCTCAACAGTTTACTGGGGAAAAAGGAGGGCTGA
- the cysQ gene encoding 3'(2'),5'-bisphosphate nucleotidase CysQ produces the protein MTQRDSDDLLAALRLIAERAGKEILAYYIGGEKQAAVREKADSSPVTDADEAAEALILAALEKLTPDIPVVSEEAVSAGHIPDVSGGRFWLVDPLDGTREFLSRNGEFTVNIALVEDGRPTAGVVHAPAMAMTWSGAWEADGPRATFSETDHPPMDITARPQPGDGVHVVASRRHGDNAELDDFLSGYTVKKHLSAGSSLKFCLVASGKADLYPRFGRTMEWDTAAGHAVLAAAGGKVLTKEGEPLTYGKPEFENPYFIAYGKPGA, from the coding sequence GTGACCCAACGAGACTCCGACGACCTGCTCGCCGCCCTGCGCCTGATTGCCGAAAGGGCCGGGAAGGAAATCCTCGCCTACTACATCGGTGGCGAGAAGCAAGCGGCGGTCCGCGAGAAGGCCGACAGCTCTCCGGTGACCGACGCCGACGAGGCGGCCGAGGCCTTGATCCTCGCCGCGCTTGAGAAGCTCACCCCCGATATCCCCGTGGTCTCCGAGGAGGCCGTCTCCGCCGGCCATATCCCCGACGTCTCCGGCGGGCGCTTCTGGCTGGTCGACCCGCTGGACGGCACCCGGGAGTTTCTCTCGCGCAACGGCGAGTTCACCGTCAACATCGCGCTGGTCGAGGACGGCCGGCCGACCGCCGGCGTCGTCCACGCGCCCGCCATGGCCATGACCTGGTCCGGCGCTTGGGAGGCGGACGGGCCGCGAGCCACCTTCTCCGAGACCGACCATCCCCCGATGGACATCACCGCCCGACCACAGCCCGGCGACGGGGTGCACGTGGTCGCCAGCCGCCGCCACGGCGACAACGCCGAGCTCGACGACTTCCTTTCGGGCTATACGGTCAAGAAGCACCTCTCCGCCGGCAGTTCGCTCAAGTTCTGCCTGGTCGCCAGCGGCAAGGCCGACCTCTATCCGCGATTCGGGCGCACCATGGAATGGGACACCGCGGCCGGCCACGCGGTCCTGGCCGCCGCGGGCGGCAAGGTCCTGACCAAGGAGGGCGAGCCACTGACCTACGGCAAGCCGGAGTTCGAGAACCCTTACTTCATCGCCTACGGCAAGCCCGGCGCGTGA